In Zingiber officinale cultivar Zhangliang chromosome 6A, Zo_v1.1, whole genome shotgun sequence, a single genomic region encodes these proteins:
- the LOC121998362 gene encoding 37S ribosomal protein mrp10, mitochondrial, translating into MGRKAGGLYINPKKFGATGKPCMKEMVAFLGCLSLNKNNDDKCIKQKDLLLSCAEAQKGKPKNPARTINYHLQRLGKDKYF; encoded by the exons ATGGGCCGGAAAGCAGGGGGTTTGTACATAAATCCCAAAAAGTTTGGTGCCACAGGCAAACCTTGTATGAAGGAGATGGTGGCCTTCCTCGGTTGCTTGTCTTTGAACAAGAACAACGATGACAAGTGTATTAAACAGAAGGACCTCTTACTTTCCTGCGCGGAGGCCCAA AAAGGAAAACCCAAAAACCCCGCAAGGACTATCAATTATCATTTACAGCGACTTGGGAAAGATAAATACTTCTAG